In the Flavobacteriales bacterium genome, one interval contains:
- a CDS encoding ATP-binding cassette domain-containing protein produces MPLDTIISLKDAQIYQKDMLVLSHVDLQVDKGEFVYLIGKTGSGKSSLLKTLYGELLLNEGEGTVCDFDLRKLKKKEVPHLRRKLGIVFQDFELLMDRSVNANLDFVMRATGWKSKHEIEKRREEVLDKVGLATKGYKMPHELSGGEQQRVVIARALLNDPYLILADEPTGNLDPATTEEILHLLSEISKNGRAIVMATHDYTLMNNYSTRIIKCENNRVIDQAVTA; encoded by the coding sequence ATGCCATTGGATACCATCATCTCGCTCAAGGATGCACAGATATACCAGAAGGATATGCTTGTGCTGAGCCATGTCGACCTTCAAGTCGATAAAGGAGAATTCGTCTACTTGATCGGTAAGACCGGAAGTGGAAAAAGCTCCTTGTTGAAGACACTGTACGGTGAGCTCTTACTCAATGAAGGTGAAGGGACAGTGTGCGATTTCGATCTACGAAAGCTCAAGAAGAAAGAAGTGCCTCACCTGCGCAGGAAACTGGGCATCGTATTCCAGGATTTCGAGTTGTTGATGGACCGGTCGGTAAATGCCAATCTGGATTTTGTTATGCGGGCCACCGGCTGGAAGAGCAAGCATGAGATCGAGAAACGCAGAGAAGAAGTGCTGGACAAAGTAGGACTAGCGACCAAGGGCTATAAGATGCCTCATGAACTCTCAGGAGGAGAGCAACAGCGGGTGGTGATTGCCCGGGCCTTGCTCAATGACCCTTATCTCATCTTAGCGGATGAGCCGACCGGAAACCTGGACCCGGCCACTACCGAAGAGATTCTCCACTTACTCTCCGAGATATCGAAGAACGGGCGGGCTATCGTCATGGCGACCCACGACTACACGCTGATGAATAACTACTCTACCCGTATCATCAAGTGTGAGAATAATCGCGTGATCGATCAGGCTGTGACAGCCTAG
- a CDS encoding T9SS type A sorting domain-containing protein, producing the protein MRQTILLALIFMFSAVQSYAQYLVSIELLDTYTAEELDLVPGQQAEYDVEFYKVVYNTVDANGNATIASGAFSKPVSDECTLFPISIYNHGTVLNKENVPSRDNAEAFIGKFIASLGYYSLAPDYIGMGDSPGLHPYVHAQSEATAGVDLIRAMREHLVTIDEADNGELLITGYSQGGHAAMALHKYIEDNALLDEFNVLGSAPGSGPYNLSGSQTATILSGEPYSNPGYIVYALSSYELAYGNIYGTYSDVLQDPYDGIVVPYFDGNNTTYSMANLNPQLPQVITDLLTPAYYSDFESNMDHPFRLALADNDNYDWTPQRGVRMYYCTQDEQVDYTNSTDALAAMQTNGAPDVAAIELGPLDHGDCFLPAMLGAINYFNSIRTECVSTTGIDAYEMEFSVYPNPAVDLLTIQSTAAIAGWSIVDARGQVVLTHSDKKYGNRDFSTIKLRALKSGIYTLRLVDNEGNQGEKVFIKN; encoded by the coding sequence ATGCGTCAAACAATTCTACTCGCACTTATTTTCATGTTCTCTGCAGTTCAAAGCTACGCCCAGTATCTGGTGAGCATCGAGCTGTTGGATACCTACACAGCGGAAGAACTCGATCTAGTACCGGGTCAACAGGCAGAATATGATGTGGAATTCTACAAGGTGGTCTACAATACCGTAGATGCCAATGGGAATGCTACTATCGCATCTGGGGCGTTTTCCAAACCAGTGAGTGACGAGTGTACATTGTTTCCGATCAGTATCTATAATCACGGTACAGTGCTCAATAAAGAGAATGTGCCGAGTAGGGATAATGCAGAAGCCTTCATCGGTAAATTCATCGCCTCTCTGGGCTACTATTCACTCGCTCCTGACTATATAGGAATGGGAGATAGCCCCGGTCTACATCCCTATGTCCATGCACAGTCAGAGGCTACTGCCGGAGTGGATCTCATTCGGGCCATGCGCGAGCACCTGGTCACTATCGATGAGGCTGACAATGGAGAATTACTCATCACGGGCTATTCCCAAGGTGGTCATGCTGCCATGGCACTGCACAAGTATATCGAGGACAACGCTCTACTGGATGAGTTCAATGTATTGGGTTCTGCCCCTGGATCAGGTCCTTACAATCTGAGTGGCTCACAGACCGCCACCATCCTTTCTGGAGAACCTTATTCCAATCCCGGATACATCGTCTATGCGCTCTCTAGTTATGAATTGGCCTATGGAAACATTTATGGAACCTATTCCGATGTTCTTCAGGATCCCTATGACGGTATCGTAGTGCCGTATTTCGATGGGAACAACACCACCTACAGTATGGCCAATCTCAACCCTCAATTGCCTCAGGTCATCACCGATCTTCTGACTCCGGCCTATTACTCCGATTTTGAATCCAATATGGATCATCCCTTCAGACTAGCCTTGGCCGACAATGATAATTATGACTGGACCCCACAACGTGGAGTGCGCATGTACTACTGTACGCAAGATGAGCAGGTGGATTATACCAACTCGACCGATGCCTTGGCCGCTATGCAGACCAATGGTGCTCCCGATGTGGCTGCGATAGAACTAGGTCCACTCGATCATGGAGATTGTTTTTTACCTGCTATGTTGGGAGCCATCAATTATTTCAACTCGATCAGAACGGAATGTGTTTCCACAACTGGAATCGATGCCTACGAGATGGAGTTCTCTGTATATCCCAATCCAGCAGTCGATCTTTTGACCATCCAGTCCACTGCAGCCATTGCCGGTTGGAGCATAGTGGATGCCCGGGGTCAAGTTGTCTTGACTCACTCTGACAAGAAATACGGAAATAGGGATTTCTCGACCATCAAACTGAGAGCTTTGAAGAGCGGTATCTATACCCTCAGGCTCGTAGACAATGAGGGGAATCAAGGTGAGAAGGTATTCATCAAGAACTGA